Genomic DNA from Caloranaerobacter ferrireducens:
TTTAATAATAGATACAGAGGTTATTCTGTTATTAAATAAAGTTATGTATGGGGTTCTTAACGGAATATTTAGTGCTATTTTAACAATAGGCTCGCTTCCATTATGGGAAAGTGTATTTGGTATCGTAACGCCATTGAAATTATTAGAGCTTTGCAATCCAAATCACCCATTGTTAAAAAGATTGTTATTAGAAGCACCTGGAACTTATCATCACAGTATAATAGTTGGAAATTTAAGCGAAGCAGCTGCTGAAGCTGTAGGAGCTAGCCCATTAGTAGCTAGAGCAGGTGCATATTTCCATGATGTAGGTAAATTAAAGAGACCTTATTTCTTTAAAGAAAATCAATTGAATTCTGAAAATCCACATGACAAAATTAATCCAAGCTTAAGTACTTTAATAATAACTAATCATGTAAAAGATGGAGCTGAAATGGCAAGAAAGTTTAAAATACCTTCAATAATAATAGATATTATTAAACAACATCATGGAGATACTCTTGTTGCATATTTTTATCATAAAGCTCTAAATAGTGAAAATTCAGAGCATGTTCAAGAAGAGAGTTTTAGGTATGAAGGACCTAAACCGCAAACAAAGGAAGCAGCAATTATTATGCTAGCTGATTCTGTAGAAGCGGCTGTAAGGTCTATGAAGGAGCCAACAAAAGGTAAGATAGAAGGTTTAGTGAGAGAGATAATCAAGAATAAACTAAATGATGGGCAATTAGATGAGTGTGATTTAACTCTGAAGGATTTAGATACTATTGCAAATTCATTTTTAAATATACTTTTAGGAATATTCCATGAAAGAATTGAGTATCCTAAGCTTGATTTGAATGAACTTAAGGGAGGAAAACTTAATGGAGCTACTAATTGATAATAGACAGGATAAAGTGATTATTGAAGAAGATGTTAAAGAGGCTGTCAAAAACGTTATTCTTGAATGCTTTAAGTTAGAAGGTTTGAGTACTAATTATGAGGTTAGTGTTTCATTTGTTGATAATGAAGAAATAAGACAACTAAATAGGGAATACAGAGGAAAGGATAGTCCTACAGATGTGCTATCTTTTCCGATGGAAGATGATGAAATAGGTGAGGATTACACACCAATTTTAGGCGATATTGTTATTTCAGCCGAAAAAGCTTTACAGCAATCAGTTGAATTTGGTCATTCCTTCAAGAGAGAAGTTGCATATTTGACAGCTCATAGTATGTTCCATCTTATGGGCTACGATCATGAAACAGAGGAAGAGAAATTAGTAATGAGGCAAAAGGAAAAGGAAGTAATGAAGCGCCTAAAGATTTTTAAAGCTGAATACAATTAACGGTTGGTGTTGATAATGAAAGTTAGAAGGCTGATAGATAGCTTTAATTACGCAGTTTCTGGGATAATTTATACATTAAAGACTCAAAGGAACATGAAAATACATTTTATTGCTGCT
This window encodes:
- the ybeY gene encoding rRNA maturation RNase YbeY, yielding MELLIDNRQDKVIIEEDVKEAVKNVILECFKLEGLSTNYEVSVSFVDNEEIRQLNREYRGKDSPTDVLSFPMEDDEIGEDYTPILGDIVISAEKALQQSVEFGHSFKREVAYLTAHSMFHLMGYDHETEEEKLVMRQKEKEVMKRLKIFKAEYN